A genomic segment from Gavia stellata isolate bGavSte3 chromosome 4, bGavSte3.hap2, whole genome shotgun sequence encodes:
- the SPAM1 gene encoding hyaluronidase PH-20 has protein sequence METLRQIQSFGICVTCTYPIASGMVFTTLLVSCCSSLNIRARPLVSNSPFLSIWNAPTELCTERIGVQLDMKFFSLIGSTLKTSIGQNITLFYPDRLGYYPYKNEVTGEAFNGGLPQLSLLEDHLKKAKEDIQFYIPSDEQFGLAVIDWENWRPVWIRNWGSKDIYRQESIELVQQRDLSLSEAEARTIAKMEFEAAAKSIMLESLKLGIEMKPNRLWGYYLYPDCYNYDYKQNPHNYTGACLDIEIERNNELNWLWEESTALYPSVYLETALRSSRNAQLFVRNRVQEAIRISYVSNSTHPLPVFVYTRPVFTDVYEEYLSQDDLVNTIGESAALGASGIVIWGDMNLTQNKNTCRTLDNYLRRTLTPYLINVTMAARICSQVLCQDSGACARKKWNSSDYLHLNPENIVIQMTKDGKYTLQGQPAFQDLQTFIEKFDCHCYAGHSCEPRVDINDIHYLHACISEDICIHISSNSLSNIESKVTLSTHPEIEDSQSTFRNNILNITTAEHNTVTATTRYDLEANDTRTFSSSSSYKIRMFNLFCLILILRTSLI, from the exons ATGGAAACTCTAAGACAAATACAAAGTTTTGGTATCTGTGTTACCTGTACGTATCCTATAGCATCCGGTATGGTGTTCACCACTCTTCTAGTTTCTTGCTGCTCATCTCTGAACATAAGAGCTCGTCCACTTGTTTCTAATTCACCTTTCCTTTCTATCTGGAATGCTCCTACAGAACTTTGTACTGAAAGGATTGGAGTGCAGCTGGacatgaaatttttttctctcattggAAGCACACTGAAGACATCCATTGGGCAAAACATCACTCTCTTCTATCCAGACAGGCTTGGCTACTATCCTTACAAAAATGAAGTCACAGGAGAAGCGTTCAATGGAGGACTCCCCCAACTCTCGCTGCTGGaggatcatttaaaaaaagccaaagaggACATCCAGTTCTATATTCCTTCAGATGAACAGTTTGGATTGGCTGTCATTGACTGGGAAAACTGGAGACCTGTGTGGATAAGGAACTGGGGATCAAAAGACATTTATAGACAGGAATCCATTGAACTGGTTCAGCAGAGAGACCTCAGTCTATCAGAAGCCGAAGCCAGGACTATAGCTAAAATGGAATTTGAAGCTGCAGCAAAATCAATTATGTTGGAATCTCTAAAGCTAGGCATAGAAATGAAGCCAAATCGTCTGTGGGGGTATTACCTTTATCCAGACTGTTACAACTATGattacaaacaaaacccacataATTATACGGGAGCCTGTTTAGATattgaaatagaaagaaataatgagcTTAATTGGCTGTGGGAGGAAAGCACAGCACTTTATCCATCTGTCTATCTAGAGACAGCCTTAAGATCTTCCAGAAATGCCCAACTCTTTGTTCGCAACAGAGTTCAAGAAGCCATTAGAATTTCGTACGTCTCCAATTCTACTCATCCACTTCCAGTTTTTGTATATACACGTCCAGTATTCACAGATGTCTATGAGGAATATCTCTCCCAG GATGACCTGGTAAACACCATTGGAGAATCTGCTGCACTGGGTGCTTCTGGAATTGTTATCTGGGGTGATATGAATTTAACACAAAATAAG AACACCTGTAGGACTCTGGACAACTACCTTAGGAGGACTTTGACCCCATACCTCATCAATGTCACGATGGCAGCCAGAATCTGTAGCCAAGTGTTATGCCAAGACTCTGGTGCTTGCGCACGGAAAAAATGGAATTCCAGTGACTATCTTCACTTGAACCCTGAGAATATTGTCATTCAAATGACAAAGGATGGAAAATACACTCTGCAAGGGCAACCAGCGTTTCAGGATCTGCAAACATTCATAGAAAAATTTGATTGCCACTGTTATGCAGGGCACAGTTGTGAACCTAGAGTCGATATAAATGACATCCATTACCTCCATGCTTGCATTTCAGAAGATATTTGCATTCACATATCCTCAAATTCACTTTCTAATATAGAA AGTAAGGTGACATTATCTACACATCCTGAAATAGAAGATTCTCAATCTACCTTCAGAAATAATATACTCAATATAACAACTGCAGAACATAACACTGTCACGGCTACCACTAGATATGATTTAGAAGCAAATGATACTCGTACTTTCAGTAGTTCTTCATCCTATAAGATAAGGATgtttaatctgttttgtttaattctAATTTTGAGAACTTCTTTAATATAA